The Pectobacterium wasabiae CFBP 3304 DNA segment GGCGGAGCGTCATGTGTCAGATATTCTCCCCCCTTTAGTCAGGCGTCCTTAATGTGCCTAGGCTGTTTCAATACGGGGGTAAAAATCGTGATTCTCTCGCTGCATACGCTCATAGACTTTACGCAAGACGTGGTTAGCGTCCGCCCGGAAATCCCTATCATGCCCCACTAACTGTGAAGCTGTATTCCAGCGGCGGGAAAAGGCATCGTAATCCGCGGCAATGGTTTGCATTTCATCCTGATAATGCTGACTCATTTTCGTTAATTGTTCATCACCGCTGCGTTGCAGAGAAGGGTAAAGCACGCGATCTTCCGCAGAAAGATGCAGTTTGATAGTCGAACTCATGGCGACAATGGCGCGGGCGATGTCAGTGGCGTTCTCTGTCACGCCTTCCCGCGACAGCCGGCGCAGGGTGTCAATGCTTGCGAGTATTTCGGTGTGCTGGTGTTTGAATTTATCAATATTCATGAGCGATTCTCTGTGCAGGTATAATGCCATTTATAATACATGTATTTTAAATGCATGTTTATAAAAAAATGCCCAGAGAGATAAAATCAGCCAGCTAACTGTTAACAGATAACTGGCCGAGTGAGATGTGATTAATGCCCTACGGTTTGTTTACGGAAGAGCTCACGGAAGACAGGGTAAATATCATTCTGATCGCGGATATGCTGCATGGCGAAATTGTCGAACGTATCGCGCAGCGTTTCATATTCGCGCCAGAGCGTCTGGTGTGAACGTCGGGTGATTTCAATATAACTGTAGTAGCGCACCATCGGCAGAAGCTGATTCGCCAGGATCTGGTGACACAACGGCGAATCATCTGCCCAGTTATCGCCATCCGATGCCTGTGCGGCGTAGATATTCCACTGTGACGGATCGTAACGCTCACGCACCACTTCCTCCATCAGCTTTAACGCACTGGAGACAATGGTGCCGCCGGTTTCCTGAGAGTAGAAGAACTCCTGTTCATCGACCTCTTTCGCCTGCGTGTGGTGGCGAATATAGACAACGTCGACGTTTTTGTAATTTCTGCTGAGGAATAGATAGAGCAGAATATAAAAGCGCTTCGCCATGTCTTTCGTCGACTGATCCATAGAACCAGACACGTCCATCAAACAGAACATCACGGCCTGGCTCGATGGCTCAGCCCGGCGCTCGTAGTTCTTGTAGCGCAGGTCAAACGTATCGATAAAAGGCACGCGCGCAATTTTCTGGCGTAGTTCGGCGATATCCTGCCGTAACCGTTCCTCTTCCAGCAACTGTGCCGGTTCGGTGTGCGCCAACTGCTCCAACGACTCTTCCAGCTCATGCAACGTGCGGCGTTTACCCGCCGTCATCGCCATACGGCGTGCCAGCGAGTTTTGCAGCGAGCGTACCACGCTAATATTGGCAGGAACGCCGTTAGCGGTGTACCCGGCACGATGCGTTTTGTACTCGTTCATCTGCCGATGCTGGGTCTTCTTCAGATTCGGCAGCGCCAGATCTTCAAACAGCAGGTCCAGATATTCATCTTTGGAAATTTGAAAGACAAACCCATCCTCACCTTCGCCGTCTTTGCTGGCATCCCCCTGGCCGGAACCACCGCCGCCGCCTCCTTGTGGCCGCTCGATTTTGTCATTTTGTACGAAGTGATCGTTGCCCGGGTGGACGCGGTGGCGGCGTCCTCCACGGCCCTGATGGAACATCGGTTCGTTGATGTCTGCATTGGGGATCGACACCGACTCCCCGCTTTCGATGTCGGTCACCGAACGCTTATTAATGGCCTCGGAAATCGACTGTTTTATTTGCGACTTATAGCGGCGCAGAAAGCGTTGGCGGTTCACCGTGCTTTTGTTTTTGCCGTTCAGTCGCCTGTCAATAAAATAGGCCATGTTTCCCCCAAACGCTGTTGCCAGCATCGTGCGTCATTATGATGATTTCCTCACCCGCAGATACCATTCGCACAGCAAACGCACCTGTTTCCGGGTATAGCCTTTCTCCATCATGCGATCGACGAAGTCATCATGTTTTTTCTGTTCATCCGTTGAGGTTTTGGTATTAAACGAAATCACAGGCAATAGCTCTTCCGTGTTGGAGAACATCTTCTTCTCGATAACCGTGCGCAGTTTCTCGTAACTGGTCCAGTTTGGGTTCCTGCCGCTATTGCTGGCGCGGGCGCGCAGGACGAAGTTGACGATCTCGTTACGGAAGTCTTTGGGGTTACTGATGCCCGCAGGCTTCTCGATCTTTTCCAACTCGGCGTTCAACGATTCACGGTCAAACAACTGGCCAGTATCGGGGTCACGGTACTCCTGATCCTGGATCCAGAAATCCGCATAGGTAACATAACGGTCAAAAATATTCTGTCCATATTCGGAATAGGATTCGAGATAGGCGGTCTGGATCTCTTTGCCGATAAATTCAGCGTACTTCGGCGTCAGATAGCCTTTCAGGTGCTCCAGATATTTCTCTGCCAATTCCTGCGGGAATTGCTCACGTTCGATCTGCTGTTCCAGTACGTAGAACAGGTGTACCGGGTTGGCGGCGACTTCGCTGTGATCGAAGTTAAAGACGCGTGACAGGATCTTGAACGCGAAGCGGGTCGACAGACCGTTCATCCCTTCGTCCACGCCCGCGTAGTCGCGATATTCCTGATAGGATTTCGCCTTCGGATCGGTATCTTTCAGGCTTTCTCCGTCATAAACCCGCATCTTGGAGTAAATGCTGGAGTTTTCGGGATCTTTCAGGCGCGACAGAATGGAGAAACGGGCTAGCGTTTCCAACGTGCCGGGGGCGCAAGGCGCATGCGTCAGCTCGCTGTGATCCAGCAGTTTATCGTAAATTTTGACCTCTTCGGACACGCGCAGGCAGTACGGTACTTTCACGATATATACGCGGTCGAGGAACGCTTCATTGTTCTTGTTGTTACGGAACTGCACCCACTCGGATTCGTTGGAGTGCGCCAGAATAATCCCGTTGAACGGCAGGGCAGCAATACCTTCCGTCCCGTTATAGTTACCTTCCTGTGTGGCGGTCAGCAGCGGGTGGAGTACCTTGATCGGTGCTTTGAACATCTCAACGAACTCCATAATGCCTTGGTTCGCACGGCACAATGCACCGGAGTAACCGTAGGCATCAGGATCGTTCTGGGCAAAATGTTCCAGTTTGCGAATATCGACTTTACCGACCAGCGCTGAAATGTCCTGGTTGTTTTCATCGCCCGGTTCGGTTTTCGCGATCCCGATTTGCGCCAGAATGGATGGCCACACTTTGACGACTCTGAATTTAGAAATGTCACCACCGAAATCCTGCAGGCGTTTGGCCGCCCACGGTGACATGATGGTGCCGAGATAACGCCGTGGGATCGTGTACTCTTTCTCGAGTATTGCAGCATCTTCCTGCGGGTTGAACAAGCAGAGCGGATGGTCGTTTACCGGGCTGCGCTCGCCGTTGGCGCTGAGGATGTAAATAGGCACGCGCTGCATCAGCGCTTTCAGGCGTTCAGCCAGAGAGGATTTCCCGCCGCCGACCGGTCCCAATAGATACAGAATCTGTTTCTTCTCTTCCAATCCCTGCGCGGCATGTTTTAGGTAAGAGACAATCTGTTCGATCGCCTCTTCCATCCCATAAAACTCTTCAAAAGCAGGATAGCGGGCAATCACCCGGTTAGAGAATAGGCGCGACATTCGTGATTCTTGGGCGGTATCCACCATTACAGGCTCACCGATAGCCGTTAACAATCGTTCAGCCGCGTTCGCATAAGCATTGCGATCCTGCTGACAGATGGTAAGGAATTCCTGCAGAGTGAACTCTTCGTCCTTGGCAGCGTCGTAGCGCTGGCGGTAGTGATCAAATATGTTCATAGCGATGCCCGTCCTTCGTCGATTAGCACAGATTAAGAGAGCGTGTGGAATATATGCCTATTAATGTATTGCCCTCCGAAAGAAGAAGTCTTTTGAGTCCAGCAACCCTTATGCCAACTTGTTGCGTCAGGGCGTCGTAATTTTATTCATACCTGCTGGTCAGGAAGACGTCACCTTCTGTATTAAAGCGTAGTTTGCATCCGTAAAATTTCCTCTAGTCCACTGGCGTATTTTTAAGATATTTCAAGGACTCACTTTCAGGAAAATCCGTGTAACATGACGGTTAATAGGCTCTCTGCCTTAAGAACACTGCCTATTACCTGCGTTAGCGCACGTAAAACCTATCGAATATATAGGTTATTCGTTAATGTTATTTTTATATAACCTGAACGTGAACGTGTGTAATTGACCTATCATGTTTCATGATATTTATCTGTAATAGGAAATAGAAAACTGTGAAAAAACCTCAACTATGTGTGCTGGCCGCGCTGATTTCTGGTGCTGTGGTCCTGCCTTCAGCCTATGCCGCCGATGTTTCTTTAGGCCTCGGCGCTGTGGGTTCAACGTCCGTGTACCGTGGTGTTGATAATGACGTTTATCCGCTTCCTGTACTGAATTATGAGAGTGAAAGCTTTTATTTCCGTGGATTGGGTGGTGGATACTACCTGTGGAATGACGGCGTAAATCGTTTCTCTTTAACAGCTTACTACCTGCCTTTAGGTTTTAAACCGGGAGATAGCGACGATCTGCGTATGAAACAGTTGGATAAACGCCGCGGTACGCTAATGGCTGGCGCGGCTTATCGTCATACTGCTGACTGGGGTGAAATTCGTACCGTGCTGGCAGGTGATACGCTGGATTACAGCAACGGCTTCGCGTGGGATACCGCCTATCTTTACCGTTTCTCAATGGGCGATTTGAGCATTACCCCTGGTATCGGTGCGACCTGGTTCAGTGAAAACATGAACCAATATTACTACGGCGTGAGCGCGCAAGAATCTTCGCGTTCTGGCTTTAACCAGTACAGCCCTGGTGATGGCTGGGCGCCATACCTTGAACTGAGCGCGGGCTATCAGATTAACGAAAGCTGGAGCGCTTGGGCCGTCGGTCGTTACACGCGTTTGTCTGATGAAATGAAAGACAGCCCTATCGTTGATACTAACCACAGCATCTTAATGAGTGCAGGCGTTAGCTATCGTTTCTGATGCTTTTCATAAGCGCTTTTAATGCTTTTCGTAAGCATAGTGCATCTGCCGTACAGTAATGGGGTGATATCACCCCATTTGCACATTTATGGTGCGCCGAATGCCATGTTACGTTGACGTCAATCAAGGGAGGGATGCATGACAAAATCGATTCGTTTTCCAGATGATACCCGTGTACCGGCGATCGGTCAGGGAACGTGGTACATGGGTGAAGATGCCAGAATGAAAGTGCAGGAAGTGGCGGCGCTGCAAGCGGGCATCGATCTTGGGTTAACGCTGATTGATACCGCCGAGATGTATGCGGACGGCGGGGCGGAGAGCGTGGTCGGCGAAGCGATACGTGGCCGCCGTGACCGTGTTTATCTGGTATCGAAAGTTTACCCGCACAATGCGGGAGGCGAAAAAGCGATACAGGCGTGTGAACGCAGCCTGAAGCGCCTGCAAACCGAGCGTATCGATCTGTATCTGCTGCACTGGCGCGGTGGTATCCCGTTAGTTGATACGATTGCTGCGATGGAACGGTTGCAGCAGGCGGGAAAAATCGGTCAGTGGGGTGTATCTAATCTCGACCTTGGCGATATGCAGGAGTTGTGGTCGCTAAGTGGTGGGCAGCGCTGCATGACCAATCAGGTGCTTTACCATGTGGCATCGCGCGGTATTGAGTTTGATTTGTTGCCGTGGTGTCAGCAACAGCAGCTTCCCGTGATGGCGTATTGTCCGCTGGCGCAGGCAGGGCGCTTGCGTGATGGGTTATTCTCACATCCGGTGGTGAACCGTATTGCGCGCGAACATAGCATCACGCCAGCGCAGCTTTTATTGGCGTGGGTTATCCGTCAGCAAGGGGTGATTGCGATTCCGAAAGCAAGTTCTGTAACGCATGTTCAGGAAAATGCGAAAGCGCTGGATGTGATGTTGTCTACGGAAGACGTCGCGCAGTTAGATCAAGCCTTCCCACCGCCGACGCGCAAACAACATCTGGATGTGGTGTGACGAAATGATTTAGAAGAAGAGTGTATGGCGAACATCGTCGCCATACACGGTATAGCTGTGGTTATTTCTTGATGCGGATAACCGTTGCCAGACGGGCTGGAGCCTTGGCAGATGCAACAAACGGTTGATTAATTCGCGCGGTTTCCACGCACACGAACGTTTTATATCCCTCATCTGGCATATCGCTAATCGTGCGAGAGAGTTCTGCTCCCGGGTTCCATGACACGACATCGCTATGGTGCGTATGGTGTACTTCAATAGCGCGTTTCAGTACTGCATCATGTACCACGCTGGTGTCCTGCGGTTGGGTATAGATACGGTCTGCACGGCCGGTAAAGACCAGATCACCTTGCTGCGTCGCCAGCTTGCCTTGATCCACTTTATCAATGAATGGCTCACCCAGACCAGCAATACGAATGTCGCTGATGTCGCCGATCTGGAAGTAGGTGTGCAGCGCGCTAGTAATGCTGTAATCACCCTGTGCTTCCAGTTCAATACCGCACTCTTTACCCAGCTTGAAGCGAGCGATGAGCGTGAACGCATGTGGCCAGGCCTTACGTGTTTCTTCACTATCGTGCAGTGTGAACGTGAGTTGCACGCCGTGTTCATCTTCGCTGTGGGCGGTAAATTCCCACGGCAGCAGACGAGCAAAACCGTGGTTAGGTTCGGCGAAAGGGCCAAACCAAGGGAAACAGATAGGGACGCCGCCGCGAATGGCAACGTGCTGAGTAAAAGGCGTATTGTCGCTTAGCCAAAGCACGGGTTCTTCATTCGTCGGCTGCCAACTGAGCAGGTGCGCGCCTTGTAATGCGATGGCGGCACGAACTTCAGGATGATCGACGACGATGACGGGTAATTGGTCCAACTGACGCTGGCTGAGGGTGGTGCTAATTTGCTTCGTGACGGGGAGTGAGAAAATTGTGTTATGCATGATAGAACCTTTTTTTGATTGTTTTTCGTTGTAAAAGAAATCTGCAATAAACAATAAAAAAGGGCGACATCACGTCGCCCTTTTTTCACAGAATCATCGCTGACGCTTATTTAGAAATGTGAGCAATCAGATCCAGAACCTTGTTTGAGTAACCTGTTTCGTTGTCGTACCAAGAAACCAGTTTCACAAAGTTGTCGCTCAGTGCGATACCGGCTTTAGCATCAAACACGGAAGTCAGTTTTTCACCGTTGAAATCGGTAGAAACCACTTCGTCTTCGGTATAACCCAGAACGCCTTTCAGCTCGCCTTCAGAAGCGGCTTTGATTGCTGCACAGATTTCTTTGTAAGACGCTGGTTTTTCCAGACGTGCAGTCAGGTCAACAACAGACACGTTCGGGGTAGGAACGCGGAACGCCATACCAGTCAGTTTGCCGTTCAGCTCAGGAATCACTTTACCTACTGCTTTAGCCGCACCAGTAGAAGATGGGATGATGTTCTGAGATGCGCCACGGCCGCCGCGCCAGTCTTTGTGAGACGGGCCATCAACAGTTTTCTGCGTTGCAGTGGTAGCGTGAACGGTGGTCATCAGTGCTTCAACGATACCAAAGTTGTCGTTGATGACTTTTGCCAGTGGAGCCAAGCAGTTAGTGGTACAAGAGGCGTTAGAAACGATTTCCTGACCTGCGTAAGCTTTGTGGTTTACGCCCATAACGAACATTGGGGTGTCATCTTT contains these protein-coding regions:
- the yeaG gene encoding protein kinase YeaG; the encoded protein is MNIFDHYRQRYDAAKDEEFTLQEFLTICQQDRNAYANAAERLLTAIGEPVMVDTAQESRMSRLFSNRVIARYPAFEEFYGMEEAIEQIVSYLKHAAQGLEEKKQILYLLGPVGGGKSSLAERLKALMQRVPIYILSANGERSPVNDHPLCLFNPQEDAAILEKEYTIPRRYLGTIMSPWAAKRLQDFGGDISKFRVVKVWPSILAQIGIAKTEPGDENNQDISALVGKVDIRKLEHFAQNDPDAYGYSGALCRANQGIMEFVEMFKAPIKVLHPLLTATQEGNYNGTEGIAALPFNGIILAHSNESEWVQFRNNKNNEAFLDRVYIVKVPYCLRVSEEVKIYDKLLDHSELTHAPCAPGTLETLARFSILSRLKDPENSSIYSKMRVYDGESLKDTDPKAKSYQEYRDYAGVDEGMNGLSTRFAFKILSRVFNFDHSEVAANPVHLFYVLEQQIEREQFPQELAEKYLEHLKGYLTPKYAEFIGKEIQTAYLESYSEYGQNIFDRYVTYADFWIQDQEYRDPDTGQLFDRESLNAELEKIEKPAGISNPKDFRNEIVNFVLRARASNSGRNPNWTSYEKLRTVIEKKMFSNTEELLPVISFNTKTSTDEQKKHDDFVDRMMEKGYTRKQVRLLCEWYLRVRKSS
- a CDS encoding D-hexose-6-phosphate mutarotase; protein product: MHNTIFSLPVTKQISTTLSQRQLDQLPVIVVDHPEVRAAIALQGAHLLSWQPTNEEPVLWLSDNTPFTQHVAIRGGVPICFPWFGPFAEPNHGFARLLPWEFTAHSEDEHGVQLTFTLHDSEETRKAWPHAFTLIARFKLGKECGIELEAQGDYSITSALHTYFQIGDISDIRIAGLGEPFIDKVDQGKLATQQGDLVFTGRADRIYTQPQDTSVVHDAVLKRAIEVHHTHHSDVVSWNPGAELSRTISDMPDEGYKTFVCVETARINQPFVASAKAPARLATVIRIKK
- a CDS encoding hemerythrin domain-containing protein; this encodes MNIDKFKHQHTEILASIDTLRRLSREGVTENATDIARAIVAMSSTIKLHLSAEDRVLYPSLQRSGDEQLTKMSQHYQDEMQTIAADYDAFSRRWNTASQLVGHDRDFRADANHVLRKVYERMQRENHDFYPRIETA
- the gapA gene encoding glyceraldehyde-3-phosphate dehydrogenase; translation: MTIKVGINGFGRIGRIVFRAAQERSDIEIVAINDLLDAEYMAYMLKYDSTHGRFNGTVEVKDGHLVVNGKTIRVTAERDPANLKWNEVNVDVVAEATGLFLTDETARKHIAAGAKKVVLTGPSKDDTPMFVMGVNHKAYAGQEIVSNASCTTNCLAPLAKVINDNFGIVEALMTTVHATTATQKTVDGPSHKDWRGGRGASQNIIPSSTGAAKAVGKVIPELNGKLTGMAFRVPTPNVSVVDLTARLEKPASYKEICAAIKAASEGELKGVLGYTEDEVVSTDFNGEKLTSVFDAKAGIALSDNFVKLVSWYDNETGYSNKVLDLIAHISK
- a CDS encoding aldo/keto reductase, with the translated sequence MTKSIRFPDDTRVPAIGQGTWYMGEDARMKVQEVAALQAGIDLGLTLIDTAEMYADGGAESVVGEAIRGRRDRVYLVSKVYPHNAGGEKAIQACERSLKRLQTERIDLYLLHWRGGIPLVDTIAAMERLQQAGKIGQWGVSNLDLGDMQELWSLSGGQRCMTNQVLYHVASRGIEFDLLPWCQQQQLPVMAYCPLAQAGRLRDGLFSHPVVNRIAREHSITPAQLLLAWVIRQQGVIAIPKASSVTHVQENAKALDVMLSTEDVAQLDQAFPPPTRKQHLDVV
- a CDS encoding YeaH/YhbH family protein, with protein sequence MAYFIDRRLNGKNKSTVNRQRFLRRYKSQIKQSISEAINKRSVTDIESGESVSIPNADINEPMFHQGRGGRRHRVHPGNDHFVQNDKIERPQGGGGGGSGQGDASKDGEGEDGFVFQISKDEYLDLLFEDLALPNLKKTQHRQMNEYKTHRAGYTANGVPANISVVRSLQNSLARRMAMTAGKRRTLHELEESLEQLAHTEPAQLLEEERLRQDIAELRQKIARVPFIDTFDLRYKNYERRAEPSSQAVMFCLMDVSGSMDQSTKDMAKRFYILLYLFLSRNYKNVDVVYIRHHTQAKEVDEQEFFYSQETGGTIVSSALKLMEEVVRERYDPSQWNIYAAQASDGDNWADDSPLCHQILANQLLPMVRYYSYIEITRRSHQTLWREYETLRDTFDNFAMQHIRDQNDIYPVFRELFRKQTVGH
- a CDS encoding MipA/OmpV family protein, with amino-acid sequence MKKPQLCVLAALISGAVVLPSAYAADVSLGLGAVGSTSVYRGVDNDVYPLPVLNYESESFYFRGLGGGYYLWNDGVNRFSLTAYYLPLGFKPGDSDDLRMKQLDKRRGTLMAGAAYRHTADWGEIRTVLAGDTLDYSNGFAWDTAYLYRFSMGDLSITPGIGATWFSENMNQYYYGVSAQESSRSGFNQYSPGDGWAPYLELSAGYQINESWSAWAVGRYTRLSDEMKDSPIVDTNHSILMSAGVSYRF